Sequence from the Equus asinus isolate D_3611 breed Donkey chromosome 5, EquAss-T2T_v2, whole genome shotgun sequence genome:
gtatggagatttctcaaaaagtcaaaaatagaaataccttatgacccagccatcccactactgggtatctatcctaagaacctgaaatcagcaattccaagagtcccatgcacccctatgttcatcgcagcattatttacaatagccaagacgtggaaccaacctaagtgcccagcaactgatgattggataaagaagatatggtatatatacacaatggaatactactcagccataaaaaaggacaaaatcgtcccattcacaacaacatggatggaccttgagggtattatgttaagcgaaataagccagacagagaaagacgaactctgtatgactccactcataagtggaagttaacatatagacaaggagaactgatgggtggttaccaggggaaatgggggggttggggggagggcacaaagggtgaagtggtgtacccataacatgactaacaataatgtacaagtgaaatttcacaaggttgtaaactatcataatcttaataaaaaaaaataaaataaaaaataaaaattcactggaaaaaaaaaaaagttgaggctGGTGTTGGTCCAGCCAAAAGCAAAGGGTTTTGTTGTTTTGAATGAGTCTGTGCAGCCACAATATAGGCACACGAACAATTTCTATTAGGCTTTGTTATATAAacagaatacataaaaatcatctttccataaaatattctctatgatgaaaaaaaaaatatgtttctaatacAACTAGCCTACTTCAGTAGTGCAGAGTTTAACTTCTCCTCCCTCGCCAGAAAAATAGGACTACTGCTTTGGACCCACACAGCTGtgagcaggagaaagaaaaaactttcttGATAGGCTTAAACAATCAGGAAATCTTGCCTTGTTCCTCAGTTCTGTCCTGAAGCAAAAACAGAACTTACTGCAAGCAGCACTGAGGGCATCACAAAACAAAGGTTGTGGATTCCAAACCCACAGGAGGTAAGCTCACACGTCCCTAGGCCCAAGGTACACTAATCTTGGCCAGCCCCTTACACACTAGGGCTGTCAGTTATAACAGCACAAGATAATAAGAGTATAAGAGAGGCTGATTCCACTGCTAGAAAATATCCTAGATGACAACAGCTCAgtttttattcaaagaaatacagataattattgtaaataatttttgtttgaacatGCACACCACCCATACATACGGTGGGTACCTTGTGCTTTTCTCTTGAGCCCAGTATATATTTTCTCCCAAGCCCACGCCACAGAGTGGAGAAAACTGTAGACTCCAATATACAAATGaagagaattcattttcttttttttttctgaggaaggctcaccctgggctaacatttgtgccaatcctccagtattttgtatgtgggtcgctgtcacagcatggccaccgatgagtggtgcaggtctgcacctggaaactgagcccaggtcaccaaagtggaatgcactgaacttaaccaataggccGCAAGGCTGGCCCCCAAGAATTTGCTTTCTGTACTATACTTCCCATACCAGAACAAAGGATTCATCCTAACAGACTCTTCCTATACCTGTGCTCTCCTCAGGCAATTTCAAAGCTTACCATTCTAATTACTCAACTTAGAAATGAAAATGCTTTTGGACAAAGATAGTTGAGCCATTATACACAGGTTAGGGCTAAAACTGAATTCATGTagcttactttaaaaagaaaccatGAGGACTCAaagatttatgcatttttaaatccTGAATGAAATTCAAATCTGCACCCGGAAAGAAATTCAAATCTGGCAAGATCCAAACGCATTCACAAAGAGCATACTTGCCTCCTGAGGACCCATGGCAGAGGACCCTTAAGATCTAAAAGCACAAAATTCCTAGAAAAGTTTTGAACAAGAACTTTAAACTTTCGTTAATGCCAACCAAGAAAAGTAGCTGACTTGAATTTACtgtttttgctttcaattttttgagacatGCTAACATATAGTTAACATTGACAATTTAAGCAAGAAGATAAAGGCTAAGAAGCAAACATCTTGGTTAAATGAACTTCAAAAGACTTAGAAGTAGATCATTCTTTGGATGTGCACTTCCGGAGAATGCATGCCTAAgggtgagtgagtgaggggaggaaggaagccaAATCTAAACAATATGCCACTGTCAGTAAATGCAACAAAGTATGTGAAATATAGATGATCGTCACTTACATGTGGCTTCATGCTGTAGTGGGTCCACTCTAAAAGATTCAGATCAATATTTCTTTTGGTCTTACTTTCATCCTGTAAATACTgactgaaaaaacaacaaagaaggaATATATTGATGAATTCCGGTGGGGACTTACCATTATCATTACAAAGGACTTTGTGATGTTTAACAGATATGCCATTCTCAAATCCATCtccataagctttttaaaaatgtgattgcttttgttttttacatttagttttgggttttttttctgcttacaaaAATTGtacatgcttattttaaaaaattaaaacatataagatgtaaaatgcaaaagaacccaTAATAACCACTCTAGAAGTAATTACTATTAATAATTTGCTGTGTATTCTTCTAGTTCTCTACTCCACTCCTATATacacaatttaaaaacatacattttattcttttaaaaaaaagtacgtcattttgcaacttgctttttctcacttaaaaatagatataaaataagATAACTGGCCTGGACTAAAAAAAGCCATTgctatgaaaaacaaagaaaaaggcagGAAGATTGTTCTAAATTAAAGAGACTAGACAGACATTAAGTACATGCATGAGCCCCGAGTGGCTTCCTGGATTAAGGGAAAAGCTCTAAAAGATAACTGAAGAAATCAGAGTATGAACCATCGATTCCACATTACTGATTGCGAACTTCCGTTAAGTGTGATAACAGcattgtggttatgtaagagaactTCCTTATTCTTAGGAGATACATACGTAAATATCAAGAGTGATTAATTTTATCCAAATCTCCAGAGGTTCATCAAATTTAACCCAGGCATCTCAGTTCTTACCCTAACCTGCATATGAGGTAAACAAGGGTTACTCAAGGGCATGCGTGCTCAACGGGGCAGCAATATCTCCCCCAAGCGGGTGAAATCTGGCTCTTGGAAGGCAAAATCGTCAAAATTCCCAACAAGTAAAAAGTCTTACTCCTTAGTCTTATTTTCTCTTGGCATGGAGAAATTCAATTTTTCAGGGCTGGGAGGATAATGAAAACAAAGGTGAGAAAAGCTGGACTAGGGGCATCAGGAAAGGAAGTGGGCCTCAGATACCGCCAGGAGTTGAACTTCTCatacttaaaaaaaggaaaaaagtatggatGTAATAAAAGTATGGGTTTTTTGTATCCTATTATAAGCAGCATACAAAATtttgctgtatgattccaacgaGAACATGTCTATGAATGTGGtgatacatatgtatgtgtgtgtgcacatggatGTGTGTGCACATTTTACACGCCTCTTAAACAGAAAAGACTAGAGGGAACTAACTGCTTTATAACAATTTGGTGTATCTtatgatttaaaaacatttccccTCTATACTTTTTACTCGAGATAAACATCCATAAATAAAAAGATCTTTTACAGTAAATCAATaattgaaaaagagagaattgaATTATTAACTTTCCTTCatatcattcatttaacaagttcCTTACTAAAGTATCCTTAATAAAATTATCCAAGTATCCTTACTAAAATTCAAAACAGGAACCTACATGTGCTTCCGGCCAGCAGAAGAGGTTCAAAATAGACTTGTCTCACTGATTTGCTTCCTCACTGTGAAATTCATGCCACCACTTTACATAGCCAGTAAGTGGCTATGCTTTAAGGGAAAGTTTCCAGCAATTACTGTTTGAAATAGTTGCCTATAAACcatgatttcatttaaaacttaCCTCTGGGTTCTATGAGATGAACCCAACTATAACAGAAAGCACAGACACATGAGTGAGCTTAAGAATTTAGAGGAATACTACTCCCCAGCGAACAGTTCTTCAGAACATTCAGAATAATGTTCAGAATCTAAAAGAATTCTAATTCAAACCCCAGGATTCTAGTcagatatattttcattattaacaAATGACAAACTTGTTTTCAATGATGCTACTAAACCAGACTTCTCAGTTAAGATCAGATACTAGGTTATTTATACATAAAAGATGGATTCCAGTCAAGTCCTGAAGGATGGGAAGAGAGCCTTGACTGTGCATCAGACCACTGCCCACCACACCCTCTGGGGTTCAGACAGATGAAGGAGCGCCTAACAAGGCCATAGCAATGTAACAGCAAAGCTTTCCAGCCCTTACTTACAGGAGAATCTCACAGATCCTGTGGCCCTTTTGTCCCATAGAATCCAGATATTTAAGACACTTTTTTCTTAGGTCTATCACCTataatagaaaaatgaaacatcCAGAAACAACCATAACAGGAGTgagaattttatttctaagaagaaaagcatctttaaaaaaactcaatACATGTACCAACATGAATGGATTTCTAAGATACATTTTTTATAAAGCATCACAGATGCTATGAGCttcatttctataaaattatATACTTCTATTCCTAGAGAAAAGCCTAGGAACTTAGTCCCCAAAACATAAGTGGTCCTCTCAGAGTgatgagatttttctttgctttttttctttatacttttactttTATACAATAAACCTGTACCATCTTGtaaacaaaactaataaaataaataacccaTGTGTACTAAAACCCTTTCCTGTTAAAAATGAAAGCTCCTCAGTTACAGGGACTGTCCTCTAGCTTCCTAAGTTGTGTAACTCAAGAACTCAGAAGGGACTCTGCAGAGTACGCCTTTAACATATACTACGAGACTTTCACTGGACAGAAAGGGTAGCCTTCATTGTTTAAGAAAATGGTCATTATCTAAACTCCCACAATTAACCCTCTCAACTTACCACCAGGCTCCAATGTACCTTCCGATGAATAGGCACCAGAATAAGTTCCTGCTCAAAGAGATTGACCCCTTTGGTCCATCTTTTCACTGCTTGGTAACCCCCAGACTTTAATTTGGGATAGAAGAAAGTACTGAATGCATGAAGTGCTGGATAcccttgttttttatttctttccaccaGAAGATTCATGTAAAAATTAATGACCTGTAATACCAAGAGAGTAAACATCAGAACATGGCAAGtacattatcaaaattaaaattctacctacctgaattagaGAAGGGAAGGTActaaggaaggggaaaaaaggactgTCTAtggcagaaaatggaaaataaaaaatgatcactgtaaaatgggagggattaagaaagaatgaagttgtacTTTTGAGGCATATGAAAAAGAGAGCCAAGAGAAAGAACTCAAATAGAAAGTCTGCAATAATGAAAAGGTGTATGTAACTGCATCACACAAACACTATgcagaaaggggccagcccaggggcagagtggttaagtttgcacactctgcttcagcagcccaggttcctgggttgggatcctgggggcagacctacacactgctcatcaagccatgctgtggcggcatcccacatacaaaatagaagaagactggcatagatgttagctcagggccactcttcctcaaacaaaaagaggaagactgataaCAGatcttagcccagggccagtcctcctcaccaaaaaaaacaaaaaacaaaaaaatcagggGCCCACCcaggggtgcagtggttaagtttgtgcgctccacttcagtggcccggggttcacaagttcagatcctaggcatggacctacacaccactcaccaagccatcctgtggtggcatcccacatacaaaatagaggaagactggcagagatgttagctcagggccactcttcctcaaacaaaaagaggaagattggcaacagatgttagctcaaggccaatcttcctcaccaaaaaaataaaataaaaaaatcactctCCGTATCTGAATTAcaccaaaagaaataaacagattaaaaaaatatatatgtagacaTACTAACTGGAagtgaattttactatatataaattatacttcaatttaaaaatattaactggaaggaaatataccaaaacattaatatttcatttatttttgagggTTGGCACTTTTGAACAATAATATTGTTcacttttcctgtattttctaaattttctataataaagatATGACATTTATAATATGAAACAAAACATTTGTTTTACAAGAATGTGTTTATGTGTCACTAGccagggaggaggaaggcagacaAGGGAGAAAATCAGCAACTGAGGAATTGGGTAAAGGACCAACTGGAAAATTGGCAAGAACCAAGAGCTAGCTTTAGCTAAATATGTAAGGATACAAGGTGACAATGGGGCAAATTTTTGCAGTTATCactcaaatgaaataaagaaaaagacatataGTGTACATGTGGTAATCAACACAGCCCTTCATTACTGAAAAAATGAAATGGCCCCTCTAAGAATTCATCTAAAATAAAGTATCACTTGCTGCTTCCTTCCATTCATCAGTTGCACCCAGGGTTTATAAAAATCTCACTgaagggactggccctgtggctgttaagtggttaagttcgcgcgctccgctgcaagcggcccagtgtttcctcagttcgaatcctgggtgtggacatggcactgctcatcaaaccatgctgaggcggtgtcccacatgccacaactagaaggacccacaatgaagaatatacaactatgtaccagggggctttgaggagaaaaaggaaaaaaataaaatctttaaaaaaaaaaaatctcactgaaGACTAGTAAACGAAGTGGAGgatgaaatgaagaaaggatGCAGAAGAGAGTAACATTCCTAATTAAGGGCAGCAAACAATCAGAATTAACGTTCTTTTAAAGGTTTAAGATGTTTTCGATTTAGACAAAACTAAAAGCTGCTTTACCAAGCCCATATAACTGGGTGGAAATCACTCTGATTACGGATGGTAGACGGTTAAGCATAACGACAGTCAAAGGGGCACAGAAGACAGCTTACTTCGTCATTGAGCCAGTGATAGTTCTTCAAGGTCTGGATATCTCCTCGAGTGATTCGGAGTTTGAAAGCGCTACTTAGAATCTCATCCTGAGGGCCATGGCCTAGGGCATTACTGATTTCCTTTTCCATGTCCTGAATTAAAAAACCCAGAGGTTGCTACTTAAATACAGAACCACCATCAGATACTGAAAGTCTGAGACTGAAAAATGCTTTTCATCGCTGTGATACCCGACCCTTGAGAAAAATCTACTATCAAAGACCTACTAAATCGAGGTATGAAAAGATTTAAACTTAGGACTACAAAGCAGTCTTATCAATGGTTATAAAAAATGTGAGTTCAATTATTAGCTCTGGAAACAATAATTGgcaatatttacatttaaagtagagtCTCAATTATCCCACTACCACTTATTTAGTGCTATGTGCCAAACACAGTCCCAGATGCTCGGAGCACATCTGCATGGGGGGAAagtattatcaccattttatagaagaggtaGAGCTCAGGAATTTAAGTTACATGCCCCAAACCATATAATTATTAaaaggcagagccaagatttgaaccccgGAGTATCTAACTCCCTAGCCTTTGCTCCTTTCACAATCCTATAAAAGTATTTTCATACTTTGCTTATTTACCTcctaaacttttctttaaaaacatcaaaGTAATAAAATTAGAACACCTAAGAGATCACACTATCAATTTTTGATGTGAAGAGAATAAGCAAACAGGCAGAAACTGGAAGACTAGGCAGCAGTCTGGCAACTGAGTCCTTACTGAATAGATGGCTTCGTTATTCTAAAGAATTATGCAGATAAATGCATGTTTAAGCTACAAGACAGAATCTATAAACCcaatagaaattattttcctccaaatattttaaataatgctttcCCCCAACGGCACACAATTTTGCAGTTTTATGGATCTCTCTATCTGCATGCCCaatatatagtaagtgctcaagagAGATTCACTGAGTAGGGCTGACTACCACCTACTAAGACAACAATGGAGAAAGAGACAAGATGTGGGCtcacatttaaaataagaattcttaacaatcttcattttattgttttctataaGTTTTTACTTCAGATGCAATAATCAACAAAAGGGACATTTTAGTAAACcataatcactttaaaaaaaactgcaaTGAACTCATTCCTGATGCAAAACCCATACTATGtaacccaaaatattttaaagttagaaaaagaatctacaaaaaactcaTTATATTCCAAGATTCGTGGCACTTATGTCTACCCACATTTGCTGAGCATTAATCTGATCCCTTAGGCCACCTTCAGAGATCACTAATGATTAACATAGCCAGTGAGTGAACAGCCCTTGGCCTGATTTCTTTCATATATTCAGCCCTACCTGGAGAAACTGCTCACAACAAAACATGCACTCAAGTCTTGAATAACTGAGGTTATTTAAAACATGCCTTTTATTCTGATCAACACAGGAAACAATACCTCTGTAAGTTCAAGAAGATCATCCGTCCTCTTATCCCTGTCTCTGCCTGAGCAATTTTTCTCTTTAGTCTCAAGTATTGACATCTTCCTCCTGAGTAAGCCATTGCTTCCACTGCCTAGGCGGAGCCGGGCTGACACTTCTTCAGACAGGTCAGGTTCCAGCTGGTGTCCTCTCCTCTGATCAAAAAAGTTTTACGTTCTATTGACATGTTTCATACTTgcacatataaacatacataacACAGGAAATACACAACAGCGCCattatcttaaaagaaaagagaattagcaAATCCCCAATGAGTGAGGTAGATTTAGCATACCTGCCTATCCCTGCAAGAGGGATCAAAAAGGTTCAAAACCTAGGGCTCAGGACACCTCAACTACAAACCATGAAACAGAACATTCATCCTTTTCCCTGGAGACAGCAAGAAAagtattttcagttcttttttcccaattaaaaataatatagttaaaagacattttgaaaagttttaaaaaagtaaaaaatacaatCCATAATCCTACCACTCAAAATAAACCACTGCTATCCTTATACTAAGTAAATTTGTTCTatctcatcatttttaaaaagtaattatgtattatagaaaaatacacaaaacattaaTGTAccatttaattgatttttgtaaaattAACAACTATGTAACCACCATTCAGGTCAACAAACAGAATTCTGCCAGCATCCCAGAAACTCTGGTAAGATCCTTTCCTTATCATGACCCTATGTAACCCTGAGTACTGAACTTAAGTCATCTGCTAggcaaactattttaaaattaggaaatttatttagaaatagacCTTTGGACTAGAACCACACTCTCAACACACCTAGCCAGTACTCTTGACTCTAGCTAACTGCCAGGTATACCGGTCCTAGAAAACCAGCAGCTGCTGGCCCTTCCCCACAGTCCCAGACAGCAAAGCCTTCAGGTTCAGCAAGGACAGAAGCAGGATGTAGCCATCAGCCAGGTAACAAACacgcctccctcctccacctcccaccctctctcAGGCTTAGCTTCCcctcttctttcagtttttgttccACAGGTGATAGATAATTAAACACAAAAGGCCCGCTCTGAATCACTGGAAATGGGGAACATTAGAGAAAGGAATGTTCAAAGATTTATGACTTAAGACTGTGAGTTAGCCTTAAAACTAATTCTTATGAAGAGATCTAATGGGAGAAGAGAAACTTGATCAAAGTGATACCCAACACAAAGCAGTTCTCTTTTTGGTATTTCCATGTATCTAACATGTGAAATAATCTGAAACTGCAAGTTTGTCTTTAATTTAGGAATACATTTCTTTGGAATACGGAGTGTTTGCcactattatttaaaatgttggtaTTGCTATGGAGATCACTGGAACACTTCTTATTCCAATACTTacacagaaaacataaaatccaATTAAGCATAAGATTCGTAATATTTTCAAGTAAACCCAAAATCTTGACTCTGAAAAGAAAGTCCTGAACTTATATCTTTCCTAGAGGcatctagttttaaaaaaattctctggggccagcccggtggcgtagcggttaagtgcacacgttctgcttcggcagccctgggttcgccagttcggatcccaggtgcagacatggcaccgcttggaaaaagccatgccatggtaggtgtcccacatataaagtggaggaagatgagcatggatgttagctcagggccagtcttcctcagcaaaaagaggaggattggcagcagatgtcagctcagggctaatcttcctcaaaaaaaaaaattctccaagaaaagcCAGGCAACACACATAAGGGTTGGGATGGAGGCAAGTTGGTCCCTCTTACAAAGGTGGCTACCACACAGAGATAAAAATCCAGCAACTCAGAAGAAAGCCAAAGTTGTCTATCTTCAATGCCTGCtgctttttcaaagaaaacaacagaattaGAAATCAAAGTAACATATaccatctttcttatttttcatgggCGCCAAAATTTTAATGTAAGTCAGGTGGAAgagtaaaaagatataaaacttaACTAGGGTTTCTACTTACACCTTCATTTTCGAGTCTGATTCCAACTGTCTTCTCTATATCAGAAATTTTCCCCTTTGAAcatctaaggaaaaaaattgagagattACAGACTAGATAATTTTAACCAGGGACATGTCGGACtaattttagaaataagattTAATAATTTGCAAACAAAAGTTGCCTTGAGTTTATACAGTCCTCTAAACCAAGGGTCAGCAAAATTTTTCTGAACAagatcagatagtaaatattttaggttttgcaggtcTTATGGGTTTTGTCACATCTTCTCAACTTCCATTGTAGTttaaaagcagccataaacagtatataaatgaatgaacaaactgtgttccaacaaaacctttcttacaaaaacaggcaggtGGACCAGATTTGGCCCAAAGTTTACCAAACTCTGCTATAAATGAACTGTCATCCAAAATCCTAAGGCACTTAGAAGTACCTTCACCATTCATATACTAGAGATGCCGATCACTAGAGATGCCCACCAGACCCACACTTATCTACGTGGCACCTGCATCTCCCACCCCCAATGCCCAGGACAGAGAAGGGCACCCTCCCAAGCTAGGGTGAGCATCTGACACAAGAGCTCCTTGTGTACCCAACATGCTGGTCAGCTACCAGCACTGAGGAGAGTTCACAATTCCTCAGACATAGTTACTCATAAATATAGCTTATAAAGTAAGAAATTAATATGTCAGAATGAGCTGAACCATGTACCTCTTTTCACTTCTCACAGAACACAGAGGTCCCCTTGTTTCAACAACTCTATCTGTGTGGACGGCaaagaaaaaattgtttcctttattaatCAATCACATAGCTAGAATTTTAACTTACACAGTTTCTAAAGTATCAGGACATTCACTTACATTGAAATGCTAAAATGAATTCCAAAGACACTAGCCTTCTCACAAAATAAGTTGcttaaaaatgcataaatttctttcttctttaaatataatcTTTAGTGTAAAATGACTGATATCTGCTCATTTGGTAAGCTATCATTTAGTGCCACTTAGTGAACAACAAGCAGAGAAATACAAGGAAGTTAGTATGAGGgatataaagaaattaatttagGGTGCACAAAATATGTGCTACTGTATTGAAGGTTGGAATAATGATCAAGAGGTCACTTATCAATCAGCTTCATCTTGAAACAGCTTTTTCACTAAACTACCGGTACTGGATAAATCCCAGACAGTGCCGTGGGGTCTGATGTTTTACAGTTTGGTACACCATCTTTCACTAGTATGTCATTTTTCAATTTCACATGCACATGATCTGAGTTCAATATATTAAGATAGGGCTGAATCTAGGAACTCACATGGTTTTGGAACAAACTGAGCTGTTTTGACTCCGTGACTTTGCTCTTCCCCCCAGCCTTTGGTCTTTAATGTGTCCGTGTGACTTCTTTGAGAACTTAGAAACACAAAAAGTGAAAATCAGATATAAAAGGAAAACCCACCATAAGTATTCACTATCTCTGCCTGGCAAGCTTCTCCAAGCAGGTGTTATTGATTGCCTGAAACATCAAATTACAGGAGAGAGGATGCAACATATCACCACCTGGGATTGGGATAAAAGGAATCTAATCCAGATTCTACTCTTTCAGCCAGGTCACCCAACTGCCAGTCTCTCTATTCGTAAACCTGGATGTTTTTAATCCCCAGCACCACCTTGACTGAAAAACCTCAGTGTGACAAAACTCAggttaaaaaatgagaaattttaaatgacatacTGAAATAGTTCCtaaaacaacacattaaaagcaggtttgtggggccggccccgtggcatagtggttgagtttggtgagctccactttggcggcctgggttcacaggttcagatcccgggcacggacatacaccactcgtcagccatgctgtggtggtgaaccacacataaaatggaggaagactggcatgatGTTaactcacagctaatcttcctcaagcaaaaagaaaaaaaaaaaaagaggaagattgaagattggcaacagatgttagctcagagctaatcttcctcacccccaaaaaaAGCAAAGTGGTTTGCGGATTTTACTGACGTGACGAAACTATACTGCTGCTTCCATCAGTACCTAGTCAAAATGGAGAACACATTAACATTCTGACCAACAAaaccaagagaattaaaaaaaaaaaagtttacaaccAAAGTTAAAATTCCCAGACAAATAATCCTCGGTTATTTCCACATTCAACAAGCTAGATGGTCTTGTGACTTTTTTACCATCAACTTGCTGTGACATAAATTCTGGGTGCCCTCTGTGTATTCTCACACCACTTCTTAGAATTATCAAGTGTACCTCAATCCTGAGCTCACATATTTTTTATCCGAATATAAGGCCAGACATCAGCTCCCTCTGCCACTCTCATCTAATTGCTGAAATCATTAGAGTATTTAATTAACAAGCAGTCTTATAAGGAAAACTTCTTATGACCTGGGATGACTTCAATCTTGTCTCTAAAGTGGACAGTTTCCAATGGTGCTAAAATGCACGCACTAAGATGCCTCAGAGACTATGTGCATTGGTGGGTGGGCAGAGAGGgtgcaggtggagagagagagggaggaagggagagaggaagagatgggcAGCAGAGGAAAAGAGGGGGAACAAGCGGCtggcagagacagacacacagattgtAGGAAACGTCTGTGTTGGGGAGGTTGAAAAAACTCTCTCCCCCTGGGAACCCAAATTCAACCAGTGATTCCAATTTTCTATATCAGAGTTTCAAGTAAGAGTTCACTTGGACAATGGATTCTAAAGCTAAcagaaaattctatttttgttatatatataatctattaCTAGATACAATGTTCAGATAAATCACAGGGCTAGTTCTCTCAACATTAACCTGTTTTTGCAAGAAAGTCCTTCCCACCATTCCCCTCgccaaaatgaggaaaaagatgTCTGGCAAAGCATTTATCTTATTAGCTCATCTTTACCTATGATGAGCTGAAGTTACAGGAGGAACAGTGTTTCCATGACCACCTTCTTTAAGTCGCTCCAATAACCTCCGgtacttctctctttcctctttttgaacACCCTAAATAAAAGA
This genomic interval carries:
- the SENP2 gene encoding sentrin-specific protease 2 isoform X2 — its product is MYKWLVRILGTIFRLCDRPVPPARALLKRRRSNSTLLSTVDTDEIPAKRPRLDCFIHQVKTSLYNAASLFGFPFQLNTKPMVTAACNGTRNVAPSEEVFSNSSSCELTGSGSWNNMLKLGNKSPNGISDYPKIRVTVTRDQPRRVLPSFGFTLNSEGYNRRPGGRRHSKSNPESSLTWKPQEQVVTEMISEEGGKGLRRPHCTVEEGVQKEEREKYRRLLERLKEGGHGNTVPPVTSAHHRCSKGKISDIEKTVGIRLENEGRRGHQLEPDLSEEVSARLRLGSGSNGLLRRKMSILETKEKNCSGRDRDKRTDDLLELTEDMEKEISNALGHGPQDEILSSAFKLRITRGDIQTLKNYHWLNDEVINFYMNLLVERNKKQGYPALHAFSTFFYPKLKSGGYQAVKRWTKGVNLFEQELILVPIHRKVHWSLVVIDLRKKCLKYLDSMGQKGHRICEILLQYLQDESKTKRNIDLNLLEWTHYSMKPHEIPQQLNGSDCGMFTCKYADYISRDKPITFTQHQMPLFRKKMVWEILHQQLL